A part of Rhopalosiphum maidis isolate BTI-1 chromosome 3, ASM367621v3, whole genome shotgun sequence genomic DNA contains:
- the LOC113558406 gene encoding coiled-coil domain-containing protein 39-like, protein MAYDNQVIAEIMKDIGCGDGFHVPVANEENQLLEKEIKELLKKKAELLVTDESLDNELRDNKNILTNLSSHEVQNQKLIIANRQQYETEQHMLIAAQKDNDYLSQENKALKQNLNELIENQNKMENELVKNDEQIKKLRETIEWGEETLTAWNNDLTKQCTDVNILETYHLGDNNRFKELELQRQYLQRDVIERESIVEKEVGELLQVERELEQTAKLTKQAQQERNHRLEQWENAANFLNSNRKDSQNIVEEINKIRLDARIMYDNMNENKQMYQEYLEKNEELEYKTEEVNKVNNELKLLTLNKLSETADLQSEVLSIQKTLSVMGNNLENERTKRKHMENELIKLKTQIQQKEKGLAKVKDDLSKIKNKSMTTEERLNELNLIYNQKKAEAENFLSEKNKMLTTAYNVRNEISQEKINIDLLTSQLERICNKQNILSKEESKLKKLILEKKEIIYNLSFQLETIRIAISEAKGTTDIEEMKVLQERLQMCNEELSQANEHQRELEKQLKSTESETRRVTKQIEKNTVELEMLRNRVDELNVTNEGGVKQIQVLKETNHRYHMEEMMVKLKIEQMKKLTDNECEKVYSLAQQREELTMGINNRKSELAEMYKRISEEKKLLSDEKSTMKRKLDSLVQYIEQRKTKHQILLSTMRGPSSPATADDGDGDCDDEDEDLSSFRISEHRIRVAQEKLELQETGDRLDERVQKLETEIRAMENTLHVLNANNNCYKSGMSSVNPASEEYKEKVALEETYEKLNSMWLQKKKTLENLENEIQNLEVQYKTNSEELESLINIRDIKDSERERVLKESNEQMMKLNRANNRIEFDMKKIDKCCNPDKRSALELIKRDIIVRMMKKVNKCVLEQLSEMSVRHIGVEPTIKQYLSEKNLELPAVSGLFLNQVKSSCGSSSVSLISSNSSVKSYTDEDKQCPYSVVNLQPAALSGSIKSGTSIITKRNK, encoded by the exons ataaaagaattgcttaaaaaaaaagcggAACTGTTGGTTACTGATGAATCATTGGATAATGAATTacgtgataataaaaatatattaaccaaTTTATCATCTCACGAGGTTCAAAATCAG aaattgaTCATAGCCAATCGTCAACAATATGAGACAGAACAACATATGCTCATAGCAGCTCAAAAAGACAACGATTATTTATCTCAGGAAAATAAAGCATTGAAACAAAATCTCAATGAATTGATTGAAAATCAGAATAAAATGGAA aaTGAGTTGGTAAAAAACGacgaacaaataaaaaaattgagggAAACTATCGAGTGGGGCGAAGAAACGCTTACGGCATGGAACAACGATTTGACTAAACAATGTACGGATGTAAATATTCTTGAGACATATCATTTAGGGGATAATAACAGGTTTAAG gaATTGGAATTACAAAGACAGTATCTTCAACGAGATGTGATTGAAAGAGAGTCTATCGTGGAAAAAGAAGTAGGTGAACTCCTTCAAGTAGAAAGAGAACTGGAACAAACTGCCAAGTTAACTAAACAAGCACAACAAGAAAGAAACCATCGGCTTGAGCAATGGGAGAACGCTGCTAATTTTTTGAACTCTAATCGAAAAGATTCACAGAATATCGTTGAA gaaataaataaaattagattagaTGCTCGTATAATGTATGATAAcatgaatgaaaataaacaaatgtatcaagaatatttagaaaaaaatgaagaattagaatataaaacgGAAGAAGTAAATAAAGTCAATAATGAGCTGAAGTTGTTGACCCTTAATAAGCTTTCGGAAACTGCAGATTTACAATCAGAg gTGTTGTCAATTCAAAAAACCCTTAGTGTTATgggtaataatttagaaaacgaGCGTACAAAACGTAAGCATAtggaaaatgaattaataaaattgaaaactcaGATAcaacaaaaagaaaaaggCTTAGCCAAAGTAAAGGATGATTtatctaaaatcaaaaacaaatctaTGACCACAGAAGAGAGGTTAAATGAACTGAACTTGATCTACAAT CAAAAAAAAGCTGAAGCAGAAAATTTcttatcagaaaaaaataaaatgcttacCACCGCGTATAACGTAAGAAATGAGATAAGCCaggaaaaaattaacatcGATTTATTGACAAGTCAATTAGAACGAATttgtaacaaacaaaatatattgagtaAAGAAGaatcgaaattaaaaaaattaatcttggaaaaaaaagaaattatatataacttg AGCTTTCAACTCGAAACTATACGTATAGCAATTTCTGAAGCCAAAGGAACTACGGATATTGAAGAAATGAAAGTTTTGCAAGAAAGGCTACAAATGTGTAATGAAGAGTTAAGTCAGGCCAATGAACACCAACGTGAGTTAGAAAAGCAGTTGAAATCGACTGAA aGCGAAACCCGACGTGTAAccaaacaaattgaaaaaaatactgtagAATTAGAAATGCTCCGGAATCGAGTAGATGAGTTGAACGTCACCAATGAAGGAG GCGTAAAGCAAATTCAAGTCTTAAAGGAAACAAATCATCGGTATCACATGGAGGAAATGATGGTGAAGCTCAAAATAGAACAAATGAAGAAGTTAACGGATAATGAATGCGAAAAAGTGTATTCGTTAGCTCAGCAGCGCGAGGAATTAACTATG GGTATAAACAATAGGAAAAGTGAATTGGCGGAAATGTACAAGCGAATCAGTGAAGAGAAAAAATTGCTATCAGATGAGAAGTCAACGATGAAACGCAAGCTGGATTCGTTGGTCCAATACATTGAACAGCGAAAGACCAAACACCAGATACTTTTGTCTACGATGAGAGGCCCCTCGTCCCCGGCGACAGCGGATGACGGCGATGGCGATTGCGACGACGAAGATGAAGACTTATCGTCATTCAGGATTAGCGAGCACCGGATTCGAGTGGCCCAAGAGAAGCTTGAGCTTCAGGAGACTGGAGACCGACTGGATGAGCGTGTACAGAAGCTGGAGACCGAGATCCGGGCCATGGAGAACACGCTTCACGTACTCAATGccaacaataattgttataagtcCGGCATGTCTTCCGTAAACCCGGCTA gCGAAGAGTACAAAGAAAAGGTGGCTTTAGAGGAGACTTACGAAAAACTCAACAGCATGTGGCTACAGAAAAAGAAAACGCTCGAAAATTTGGAGAACGAGATTCAA aatCTAGAAGTTCAGTATAAGACAAACAGTGAAGAATTAGAAAGTTTAATCAACATTCGGGACATCAAAGACAGTGAACGTGAACGTGTGCTTAAAGAGTCCAATGAACAAATGATGAAATTAAACCGAGCAAATAACCGAATCGAGtttgatatgaaaaaaattgacaaatgtTGTAATCCTGATAAACGGAGTGCacttgaattaataaaa CGGGATATCATAGTGAGGATGATGAAAAAAGTGAATAAGTGCGTTTTGGAGCAGTTATCGGAAATGTCTGTTCGACATATCGGAGTCGAACCAACTATCAAGCAATATTTATCAGAAAAGAACTTGGAGCTACCCGCTGTTTCtggtttatttttgaatcaaGTCAAATCAAGTTGTGGTTCTAGTTCAGTGTCATTGATTAGCAGTAATTCCAGTGTTAAAAG ctATACGGATGAAGACAAGCAGTGTCCGTATTCTGTAGTGAACTTACAACCTGCGGCTTTAAGCGGCTCCATTAAATccg GTACTTCAATCATAACGAAACGAAACAAATGA